One Parcubacteria group bacterium genomic window carries:
- a CDS encoding TdeIII family type II restriction endonuclease gives MTQDILSKKEAIRSIVHASVESFAVGFQGRHEGELEDPSGTLNMKIHNVFIAVLGPEIQYYTALVRSLDSSLGNMLEKMAINIAKLTYEVKQNVEGPLSLKQTQDMAELLEKYKRREITPPTAGDYQFLRVKPEDQSLVTKRHDSDYYLIDKETGDNFLIELKIGGDLDNKKARSEKEALLEQFAILSNTLPENTKIQMFFATAYNRFGEGKPWKQERVRQYFSDDELLIGKDFWDFVCKSDEGYNIVLEAYKEKADLIKKSLDSIKKTYLG, from the coding sequence ATGACACAAGATATTCTAAGCAAAAAAGAAGCTATAAGATCTATTGTTCACGCGTCAGTTGAATCTTTCGCAGTTGGATTTCAAGGAAGACACGAGGGCGAGCTAGAAGATCCATCAGGAACGCTAAACATGAAAATTCATAATGTTTTCATTGCGGTTCTTGGTCCAGAAATACAATATTACACTGCTTTAGTGCGATCGCTTGATAGTTCTTTGGGTAATATGCTGGAAAAAATGGCTATCAACATTGCAAAATTAACATACGAAGTTAAGCAAAATGTTGAGGGGCCACTTAGTCTAAAACAAACCCAAGACATGGCGGAATTGTTAGAAAAATATAAACGCAGAGAAATAACTCCGCCTACGGCGGGAGATTATCAGTTTTTGCGCGTTAAACCAGAAGACCAATCGCTTGTAACCAAAAGACACGATAGCGACTACTATTTGATTGATAAAGAAACGGGCGATAATTTTTTGATTGAGTTAAAAATTGGAGGCGATCTTGATAATAAAAAAGCTCGCTCCGAAAAAGAAGCATTATTGGAACAATTCGCAATTCTATCAAATACCTTGCCAGAAAACACAAAGATACAAATGTTTTTTGCAACCGCATACAATCGTTTTGGCGAAGGAAAACCATGGAAGCAAGAAAGAGTAAGACAATATTTTTCAGATGATGAACTTTTGATCGGAAAAGATTTTTGGGATTTTGTTTGTAAATCAGACGAAGGATATAATAT